TGCACCTCGCGGTTACCCGCGGCGACCGACAGCGACTTCAGGTAGCGGGCGCGGTCCACGAGCTGGTGTTCGAGGGCGAGATCGCCAAGCAGTGCCTCGGCGAAGGGCTCGGCCTGCTCGGTGAGCGCCTTCACGGCGGCGGCCGCGCGGCCCAGCAGTGGGCCGAGAATATCGGGCGACCCGCCCAGTTCGCGGATGGTTGCCTCGATCAGCGCGGCACGCGTCCGTGCGTTCTCGGCATTGGCGGACAGTTCTTCGCGCACCGCTTCGGTGCGCGCCTGCGCCGTCCGGACCTCGGCGATCTGGATTTCGGTGCTGGTCAGTTCAAGGATGGTGCGTAAGTTGGTGATGAGCGCGGTCTTGTCGGTCATGCGTATCCCCCTGCACGTAATTCGGAATGGATGTATCCGATCGGTCGATCGGACGGTGCGGGTGAGCACCCTCGACTATCGGCTACCCGGGGTTGCCGGAGTTGACACGGTGACACGCCGGGATGTGGCCCACGTCTCGGTGAAGTTCTATTACTATCGTTATAACCGCATGTCATGCAGTTTTATGACAGACGTTATAGGAGCGAATATTGCGAAGCGATGCGCCCACCGCGCGCGACCGGTTGGTCGCCGGCGCAGCCGATCTGCTGGCGCGGCGCGGTTTGGGGACGATGACCGTGCGCGAACTGGCCCGTCATGCCGACGCCCCGCTCGGGTCGACGTATCACTACTTTCCGGGCGGAAAGCCCGAACTTGCCGCGGAGGCGGTGCGCTGGGCCGACCGCGAGGCCGGCGCTGTTCTGCGACAAGGGCTTGTCGACGGTCCGATCGCCGGGTTGCGGGCGTTCGTGCAAATGTGGCGTCGCACGCTGGTCGATAGTGACTTCGGCCGCGGCTGTGCAGTGGTCGCGGTTGCGGTGCACGAGAATCCCGGAGACGCGGCGCGGGATGCCGCGGTCTTCGCGTTCAGCACGTGGACGGCCGAGCTCTCTGCCGCGCTGCGTCGGTGCGGTGTCAGCCACGGCGCCGCCGCCGATCTGGCGACATTGGTGGTCGCGGCGGTCGAAGGTGCCGTAGCGATGTGCCGTGCCGAGCGCAGCGTGCAACCCCTCGAGGCAGTGGCCGCCCAGTTGGAGGGTCTGCTCAGATCCTGACGTGCAGGACCTCGCCGAGCGGGCGCCGCGGTGTCGGCGGCGGCACGTCGTCGAGTTCGGAGGCCAACCCGATCCTGACCACGATCTGCGGATGAGCGCGGTTCACCAGCCCGCCCACGATGTCGCGGGTGGCCGGGACTTCGGTGAGGTGGCTGAGCGTGCAGGAGGACAGGCCGGCCATGGTGGCGTCGAGCAGCAATGCCGAGAGCCTCTCGCCGCATCGCAGCATGTCCAGCCGGGTGTCCTCCGGGGCGGAGATGACCAGGAGTCCAGCCTGGTCTTCGGCGATGTGCCTCCGGCGCTCCGCGTGCTGCGTCACCGGGAAGTTGCGGCCGACGTCGACCCGGTCCGCCTCGGCGGCCGACACGAGTGAGCTGTGCGGAATGCCGTCGGTAACTTCAAAAGGTGATGTCCACCAGCCGATTTCGTGATGATATGCGCTGTCGTAGAGGCGCAGTGCCTCGGTGAGCTGAGCGGCATCGGCGACGGTGGGCCGGTCCGCGGGATCGATCACATCCACGGCCGCCGCATCGGCGTCGTGCGCGGCGCCCAGCAGCAGATCGTAGGTTGCCGGGTCGGCGGGCGCTGCCAGGGGCAGACGATCGGTTCGGCGGGCCAGGATCGCATCCGCCTGACGGCGCTGGAATGCGGTGACGGTATCCGCCGGTGCCAGTGTGATGGTCGCCAGGTGCAGGTGGTCGCCGGAATCGGGATAGCGATGAACGGTGGTCCGGAAGCCGGCGGCCGCAGCCGCAACGCGGAAATGGTCAAGGGCCGCACCGCAACTGATCACCGCCTGACGTCCACTCGTATCGGTGGCGACCAACCGGTCGGTGTCGACGAACAGCTGTACCCCGTCGGGGGTGATGACCCACCGCCACGGCTGGCTGTTGTGATAGGAGGGTGCCCGGCACGCCAGCTGCACGGCGTCTTCCACGATTCGAGCGTTGGCCGCTGTCTGCGATGTTGCTGCCATGGTCATGAGTGTGCGGCGGGGCCGCCGGAGTCGGTAGGGCCGGAAGTCCCTAGCCGGATGCGGTGACTGCTCCAGATGTGAATCGGCCCCCGCCACAGACGTGGCGGGGGCCGATTCGTTGTCGGGATGGGGCCCTAGTGGGCCGGCTTGCGATGCCGACCGATCAGGGCGGTCAACCAGCGAACGTCGAGCAACATGTCGTTCCGCCTTTCTATGCGGTCTTGCGAAGGAGGGGGAGCAGGCGACGCCGGGCGAGGGTGCCTTCGGCGAAGTGATGCAGCGCCTCCGGAACGGAGACCGTGATGGGGAATGCGTCGTCGATCATGTGCAGGACGTCGACCACAGGGGCGCCGGCAACCAACGCCCATTCGACACCGGCCATATCGCATTCGTCATCGAGTGCGTAGAGCAGTGCAACACCGCGTGCGGACAGGAAGGTCACGTCGGTCAGGTCGAGAACGAACGGCTTCTCGGTCAGGACCAGTCGACGTACCTGCTCGGTGAGGCTTTCGACGTTGTTGTCGTCGATCACGCCGGATACCGTCACCACCAGGGCTAGATGGCGGCACTGCGCCCGCAGTTCTGCACCGCCGCACTGGACGGCGGGGTTGCCATACCGGAATGCGATTGTCATGGACTGCCTCCCTTCGTGGATCTCTACTGACACCGAAGTTATCGGGCGACTTTAAGGTACTTGGGAGTAGTGATTGAGACTTTGCTAAGAAGATAGTCTGAGAGCAGGGTAAGGTTTCGCTGAGCAAATTGAAATCTCTTGTGGTGCAATAGTTTTCATTGCGACGTTTCAAAAGTTCAAACCTAGGGTATCGCGTACCGGCCAGTAGCCGACTCGCGCGTTCAGTGCCGCCACTGCGATCCGCTGTAACCATCCCACGGCGAATAGTCGGCAATGAGTTCCTCTTGGACCGGTCGCTGCGACTCCGGGATGTGTTGCAGATTGACCCGGACGCGGTACCAGATCGAGCTCGGTCCGCGCATTCCGTCGATCAGCACGTCGACGGGCTCCAGGAGATCCGCCGCCTCGGGATGACGCTTCCTCCACACATCCAAGGCCGCCATCGCCTCGTCGCGGGTCTTGGTCCTGGCCACCTCGATGAGCGGCATCGTCGAGGTCCGCCGGCCCGTGCCCTTGGGCGGCTTCTCGGCCGGACCCAACCGCTGAGCCAACTCCAGCAAGCCGTCCAGGCTCCCGGGATGGTCGTTCATCGCCTCCCATGGATCACCGATCTCGGCGAAGCGTGCCGGCACCGTGGCCACCGTGAACGCTTCCGGGCGGCAATCGGGCACCTCGTCCCAGTGCAACGGTGTCGAGACCCGCGCATCCGGGGTGGCTCGCACCGAGTAGGCCGAGGCCACGGTGCGGTCCTTGGCGTTCTGGTTGAAGTCGACGAACACGCGAGCGCCCCGTTCCTCCTTCCACCAGCGCGCCGTGGCCAGGTCGGGCCTGCGGTTCTCGACTTCGCGGGCCAGCGCCTCGGCGGCCAGTCGCACCTGTGTGAACGGCCAGTGGGGGTGGATGCGCGCGTATATGTGGAAGCCACGCGACCCCGAGGTCTTCGGCCAGGCTGTCAGGCCGTGGTCTTCGAGTACGCATCGGGCCACGGCGGCGACCTCGAGGATCTGCGGCCACTCCACACCTGGCATCGGGTCGAGATCCACCCGCAGCTCGTCGGGATGCTCCAGGTCACCGGCACGCACCGGATGAGGATTGAGGTCGACACAACCCAGGTTCACCGCCCAGATGAGACCGGCCGGTTCGGTGAACACCGCCTCCTTGGCCGACGTCCCGGATGCGTACTTCAATTCGGCGACATCGATGAAGTCGGGCCGTTTCTCCGGGGCCCGCTTCTGAAAGATCGCCTCCACTGCGATGCCCTTGACGAATCGTTTGAGGATCATCGGTCGGTCGCGCACACCGCGAAGGGCGCCGTCGGCAACGGCGGTGTAGTAATCGAACAGATCCGACTTGGTGAGTCCGAGATCGGCGAAGACCACCTTGTCCGGATTGGTGACAGGCACCTGCCTGCCCGCGATCTCCACCTGCGCGCGAGCGGCCATCTCCTCATCGTAGGTTCGACCCCGCACAGCGACCGGCGTCACATAAGGTTGACAGATGTCGAAGCTGAGCCCGCTGTCAAAGATCCAGGAATCGGTAGGCAAGTACATCGATCGGGGCGCCGCGGAGCTGCACTATGCCCGCAAGATGTTCCAGGCGGGTGCGCTCAAGCTGGAGCCCCCGCGCGATATCGCCGCCTTCGTCAACGATATGAAGCAGTGGGGCGAGATCGGGATGATCCCCGCCCTCAACGCCCGTCGTTACCCGAACCGCAATGCCGTGATCGACGACTTCGGGACCATGACGTTCAAGGAGCTCGACGACGCTGTCAACGCCGTCGCCAATGCCTTGCTGGCCCGCGGTATCGGCGGTGGGGACGGTGTCGGCATCCTGGCCCGCAACCATCGGTGGTTCCTGGTGGCGGTGTATGCCACCGCCAAGATCGGTGCCCGCATCATCCTGCTCAACAGCGAGTTCTCCGGCCCGCAGATCAAAGAGGTGTCCGAGCGCGAGGGCAGCCGGATCATCATCTACGACGACGAGTACACCGCCGCGGTCTCGCAGGCCGCGCCTGAGCTCGGCAAGCTGCGCGCGTTGGGCGTGAACCCCGACAAGGACGAACCGTCGGGCAGCACCGACGAGACGCTCGAAGACATCGTCGCCAAGAACGGTTCCGCGCCGCCGCCTGCGGCCACCAAGAAATCGTCGATCATCATTTTGACCAGCGGCACGACCGGTACCCCGAAGGGTGCGAACCGCAGTGCCCCGCCCTCGTTGGCGCCGATCGGCGGCGTGCTGTCCTCGGTGCCGTTCAAGTCGAACGAGGTCACCTCGTTGCCGGCGCCGATGTTCCATGCGTTGGGTTTCCTGCACTCGACGATCGCCATGATGCTGGGCACGACGCTGGTGCTGCGTCGTCGATTCAAGCCCGCGACCGTGCTCGCCGATATCGAGAAGTACAAGGTCACCGCCATCGTCGTCGTCCCGGTGATGTTGTCCCGCATGCTCGATGAGCTCGAGAAGACCTCGCCCAAGCCGAATCTGTCGTCGTTGCGCATCGTGTTCGTATCCGGTTCGCAGCTCGGCGCCGAGTTGGCCACCAGGGCGATGAAGGACCTCGGTCCGGTCATCTACAACCTGTACGGATCCACAGAGGTCGCGTTCGCGACCATCGCTGGGCCGCAGCACCTTTCGAAGAATCCGTCGACCGTCGGCCCGGTGGTGAAGGGTATGAAGGTCCGGATTCTCGACGACAACGGCAACGACGTGCCCAAGGGTGAGGTGGGGCGCATCTTCGTCGGCAACTTCTTCCCGTTCCAGGGCTACACCGGCGGCGGCGGCAAGCAGATCATCGACGGTCTGCTGTCCTCCGGCGATGTCGGATACTTCGATGACGATGATCTGCTCTACGTCAGCGGGCGTGATGACGAGATGATCGTCTCCGGCGGTGAGAACGTGTTCCCGGCCGAGATCGAGGATCTGGTCAGCGGCCATCCCGAGGTGGTCGAGGCGACCGCGCTCGGCGTGGAGGACAAGGAGTGGGGCCACCGGCTGCGCTGCTTCGTCGTGCGGGTCGAGGGTTCCACCGTCGACGAGGACACCATCAAGGCCTATGTGCGCGACAACCTCGCGCGCTACAAGGTCCCGCGTGAGGTGGTCTTCATCGAGGAGTTGCCGCGCAACCCCACCGGCAAGATCCTCAAGCGTGAACTGCGCGAGCTGGATATCGACTGACCTCACCTTCCCAGCGACCGTGCGTGTCTGCACCCCGACACACCGCGTGCCGTCGCGAGTCGACGCACCCTCGCGGGGAGGAATACCTCGGGGCGCGCGGTGGTAATACCTTGTCGTGAACATCGACCTCTCCGGTAAGACCGCGCTCGTCACCGGCTCCACCCAGGGCATCGGCCTGGCCATCGCGCACGGCCTGGCAGGCGCCGGGGCCCGCGTCATCGTCAACGGCCGCACCCGGGCTCGCGTCGACGAGGCGGTTGCCGCTGTCGGAGGTGATGCTGTCGGCTTCGCCGCTGATGTGGCGGACGGCGACGGGACCGCCGCGCTGGTGGCCGAGTTCCCCGACGTGGACGTGCTGGTCAACAATCTCGGGATCTTCGAGGCCGTCCCAGCCCGCGAGGTGACCGACGAGCAGTGGCGCACCTACTTCGACGTCAACGTGCTCTCGGCGGTCCGGCTGATCCGCGCCTACCTGCCGAACATGATCGAAAAGGGTTGGGGCCGAGCGCTTCAGATTGCCAGTGATTCGGCGATCGTGACCCCGGCGGAGATGATCCACTACGGCGTGTCCAAGACCGCCCTGCTCGCGGTGACCCGCGGTTTCGCCAAGGATGCGGCGGGTACCGGTGTCACGGTGAACTCGGTGATCGCCGGGCCGACGCACACCGCCGGGGTGGAGGACTTCGTCTATCAGCTGGTGGACAAGGAGCTGCCCTGGGAGCAGGCGCAGCGTGAGTTCATGCGGCTGCACCGACCGCAATCGCTGATCCAGCGGCTCATCGAGCCCGAGGAGATCGCCAACATGGTGGTGTACCTGTCCTCGCCGCTGGCCTCGGCGACCACCGGTGGTGCGCTCCGCGTCGACGGCGGCTACGTCGACGCGATCCTGCCCTGACCGTTGCCCTGGCGAGCTGGGGGCACCTCCCGCTTGCGAGCAGACGCATGTACCCCCAAAACCGGCTGGTTCCAGGGGTACACGCGTCTGCTCGCGCAGAAAAGGTGACCGTTACGGGTCGCGGGGCAGGCCCAGCAGACGTTCGGCGATGATGTTGAGCTGCACCTCGGTGGTGCCGCCGTAGATCGTGGTGGCCCGGCTGAACAGCAGCCGCTCCGACCATTTGCCCGGCTCCTGCTCCTTGTCGCCGATAGCGCCGTCGGTGCCGAAAGAGGAGACACCGAACTCGGCATAACCCTGACCGGTCTTCATCGACAGCAGCTTGGAGATCGCGGCCGCGGGCATCGGATCGCCACCGGCGAGCGTCAGCAGCGTCGAGCGCAGGTTGAGCACCTTGGCGGCGTACCCCTCGGCGATCAACTTGCCCGCATGGTTCTGCTCGATCTGATCGAACTGGCCGTCGCGGACGAACTCCACGAACTGGTCCAGGCTGGCCAGGAACGGCGGCTCGGCACTGCCGATCGAGACACGCTCGTTGGTCAACGTATTGCGGCTGACCTCCCAGCCACGGTCCACCTCACCGAGCACCATCGAATCCGGCACGAAGACATCGTCGATGAAGACGGTGTTGAACATGGCGTCCCCGGTCAGCTCGCGCAGCGGTTTCACCTCGACACCCGGTGACGTCATGTCGATCAGGAAGTACGTGATGCCATTGTGTTTCGGAGCATCCGGGTTGGTCCTCGCCAGCAGTGCGCCCCACTGTGAGAACTGCGCGCCGGTGGTCCAGATCTTCTGACCGGTGATGCGCCAGCCGCCGTCGACCTTGGTGGCCTTGGTGGTCAGGCTGGCCAGATCCGATCCGGCGCCCGGCTCGGAAAACAGCTGGCACCAGATCATCTCGCCGCGGAAGGTCGGCGGCAGGAACTGCTGCTGCTGTTCGTCGGTCCCGTAGGCGACGATCGACGGGATGATCCAGGCCGCGATTCCCATCTGCGGGCGGGCCACCCGACCGGTCGAGAACTCCTGGGCGATGATGATCTGCTCGATCGGCTGGGCATTGCGGCCCCACGGCGTGGGCAGATGCGGTTGCACCCAGCCACCCTCGGCGATGGCGGTGTTGCGCTCCTCGCGCGGAATCTCCTTGAGCGCGGCGACCTCTGCGCGGATCTCCTCGCGCAGCTTCTCGGTGTCGGGATCCAGATCGATGTCCAGCTTGCGCAGACCGCCGCCGGTGGCGGTGTCCACGACCTGCTGCGGGTAGTCGGCGGCCCGGCCGAAGCCGGCGGCCAGCACCAGTGCGCGGCGGTAATAGACGTTGGTGTCGTGCTCCCAGGTGAAGCCGATACCGCCGTGGACCTGGATACATTCCTGGGTGGTGTGCTGCACCGCCACCGGAGCGAGCGTTCCGGCGACGGCGGCGGCGAACTCGTACTTGGAATCCTCGTTGCCGCTGTGGAATTCGTCGATGGCGCGGGCGGCGTCCCACACCGCGGCGGTGGCCCGCTCGGTCTCGGCGATCATGCCCGCGCACTTGTGCTTGATGGCCTGGAACTGCCCGATCGGGCGGCCGAACTGCTCGCGGATCTTGGCGTACTCGGTGGCGGTGTCGGTCGCCCAACGCGCCACGCCGACGCATTCGGCCGACAGCAGGGTCGAGATGAGCGCCCGGGCGTGTGCGCGGGTCAGGTTCGACAGGACCCGGTCGCCGGCGACCTCGACGGCGTTGACCCGGACATGGGCCACCGGACGCAACGGGTCGAGGCTCTTGACCTCTTCGATCTCCAGCGCGTCGGCGTCCAGGACGACCCATTCCTCGCTGCTGTCGATCGAAACGGGCAGCACCAGCACGGAGGCCTGGGCGGCGGCGGGGACGGCCCGCACCTCGCCGCGGATGACCAGCTGCTCGCCTTGGCGGGTGGCGGTCAGGCCGGAGTCGATGGCGTAGGCGGCGATGGTGTCACCGGTAGCCAGACCGTTCAGCAGCGAGGACTCGGCGTCGTGGGCGGCGATGAGCGCACTGGCGATCGCGGACGGGACGAAGGGGCCGGGGACCGCCCCGTATCCGAACTCGGCGAGCGTGATGGCCAGTTCGAGGATGCCGAAGCCCTGGCCGTCGACCTTCTCGGACAGGTGAACTCCCTGCAGACCCTGTTCGGCGGCGGCCTTCCAGTACGGCGGCGGGTTGGAGATCGGCGTCTCCAGTGCCTCGTGCAGGACGTCGGACGGGGCCACCTTGGCCACCAGTGACCGGACCGAATCGGCCAGGTCGTTGTGTTCAGAGTTGATCGCGATGGGCACGCTTAACCTCCATGGGGGCAACTTCCCTATTAACCGGTCGGTTGGTAACCGAGGGTACCCGCGGGGTGACGGTTGTCACCGCCCGCCCCTAGTTCACCTGGTTCACCACGTTAGCGAGGGGGTGGCCGTCCCGGATCCGCCGGCAGTTGCTGAGCGCAAACTCCAGGTAGCGACGCATCGTGTCCGCGGTGTACCAGGTGACATGCGGGGTCAGCACCACGTTGTCGAGGTCGAGCAGGGGATTGTCGGCGTCGACGGGTTCGACCGAGAACACGTCGAGTCCGGCGGCAGCCAACCGTCCGTCGCGCAGTGCCTCGGCGAGCGCCTGTTCGTCGACGATCGGCCCGCGCGCAGTGTTGATCAGCACCGCATCGGGCTTCATCAGCGCCAGGGCCCGCCGGTCCAAGAGATGGTGGGTGGCCTCGGTGAGCGGCAGGTGCAACGAGACGATGTCGCTCTCGGCCAGCAGTTCCGTCAGCGGGCGCCAGCCGGGGTTCCCGTCGTCGCGGGTGCTGGTGTGCAGAACGCGGTCCGCGGGGGCGCCCATCGCGATGACGACGCGCTCGACCTGCTTGGCGATGTTGCCGTAGCCGACCAGCCCGACGGCGCAGCCGCCGACGTCGCGGACCGTCTCGCCGAGGCTGGGATCCGATGGCCAGCCCGTGCCGGCCCGGGTGGCACGGTCGAGGGCTGGTAGGCGGCGCAGTGCGGCGAGCATCAGTAGCACCGTGCCCTCGGCCACGGACGGCGCATTCGCGCCGGGCATGTTGGCGACCGCGATACCGCGGGCGGTCGCGGTCGTCACGTCGATGGTGTTCACCCCGGCGCCCAGCTTGTGCACCAGCCTGCAACGGCGTGCCAGCTCCAGGTCGGCACCCGACAGTGGGCGCAGCACGTGCCAGATGACTTCGGCGTGCGGGAGCTCGCGATAGAAGGTCGTGTCGTCGTCCTCGGCGCACCACCGGATGTCCAGCCAATCTTGTTCCGGCGCAACCATATCGAGAACTCGCTGGCCGGGCGTGAAATGTGCGAGGACTCTCAACGCCACCGTGTCGCTATCCACTTGGAAATGGTATCGGCCTGCTCGCTGCGCGCGCCGGGGGTGGTGAAGTAGTGATCGGTGTCGATGGACACCAATCCCTTGTCGGTCGAGCCGAGGGCGTCATGGATTCTGCGCGCGTCGGACGGGAAGACGCCGGTGTCCTGGTGGGCGTTGATCACCAGTGCCGGGCAGTCGATCAGCGCCAGATGGGGTTCGGCGCGGGTCTGCGCATGCCGCAGGCTCCACATGCCGATCCAGTTGCGCAGCGTGCATGCCGCGGC
The sequence above is drawn from the Mycolicibacterium neoaurum VKM Ac-1815D genome and encodes:
- the fadD2 gene encoding long-chain-fatty-acid--CoA ligase FadD2, producing the protein MSKLSPLSKIQESVGKYIDRGAAELHYARKMFQAGALKLEPPRDIAAFVNDMKQWGEIGMIPALNARRYPNRNAVIDDFGTMTFKELDDAVNAVANALLARGIGGGDGVGILARNHRWFLVAVYATAKIGARIILLNSEFSGPQIKEVSEREGSRIIIYDDEYTAAVSQAAPELGKLRALGVNPDKDEPSGSTDETLEDIVAKNGSAPPPAATKKSSIIILTSGTTGTPKGANRSAPPSLAPIGGVLSSVPFKSNEVTSLPAPMFHALGFLHSTIAMMLGTTLVLRRRFKPATVLADIEKYKVTAIVVVPVMLSRMLDELEKTSPKPNLSSLRIVFVSGSQLGAELATRAMKDLGPVIYNLYGSTEVAFATIAGPQHLSKNPSTVGPVVKGMKVRILDDNGNDVPKGEVGRIFVGNFFPFQGYTGGGGKQIIDGLLSSGDVGYFDDDDLLYVSGRDDEMIVSGGENVFPAEIEDLVSGHPEVVEATALGVEDKEWGHRLRCFVVRVEGSTVDEDTIKAYVRDNLARYKVPREVVFIEELPRNPTGKILKRELRELDID
- a CDS encoding SDR family NAD(P)-dependent oxidoreductase, producing the protein MNIDLSGKTALVTGSTQGIGLAIAHGLAGAGARVIVNGRTRARVDEAVAAVGGDAVGFAADVADGDGTAALVAEFPDVDVLVNNLGIFEAVPAREVTDEQWRTYFDVNVLSAVRLIRAYLPNMIEKGWGRALQIASDSAIVTPAEMIHYGVSKTALLAVTRGFAKDAAGTGVTVNSVIAGPTHTAGVEDFVYQLVDKELPWEQAQREFMRLHRPQSLIQRLIEPEEIANMVVYLSSPLASATTGGALRVDGGYVDAILP
- a CDS encoding 2-hydroxyacid dehydrogenase, coding for MVAPEQDWLDIRWCAEDDDTTFYRELPHAEVIWHVLRPLSGADLELARRCRLVHKLGAGVNTIDVTTATARGIAVANMPGANAPSVAEGTVLLMLAALRRLPALDRATRAGTGWPSDPSLGETVRDVGGCAVGLVGYGNIAKQVERVVIAMGAPADRVLHTSTRDDGNPGWRPLTELLAESDIVSLHLPLTEATHHLLDRRALALMKPDAVLINTARGPIVDEQALAEALRDGRLAAAGLDVFSVEPVDADNPLLDLDNVVLTPHVTWYTADTMRRYLEFALSNCRRIRDGHPLANVVNQVN
- a CDS encoding acyl-CoA dehydrogenase; translated protein: MPIAINSEHNDLADSVRSLVAKVAPSDVLHEALETPISNPPPYWKAAAEQGLQGVHLSEKVDGQGFGILELAITLAEFGYGAVPGPFVPSAIASALIAAHDAESSLLNGLATGDTIAAYAIDSGLTATRQGEQLVIRGEVRAVPAAAQASVLVLPVSIDSSEEWVVLDADALEIEEVKSLDPLRPVAHVRVNAVEVAGDRVLSNLTRAHARALISTLLSAECVGVARWATDTATEYAKIREQFGRPIGQFQAIKHKCAGMIAETERATAAVWDAARAIDEFHSGNEDSKYEFAAAVAGTLAPVAVQHTTQECIQVHGGIGFTWEHDTNVYYRRALVLAAGFGRAADYPQQVVDTATGGGLRKLDIDLDPDTEKLREEIRAEVAALKEIPREERNTAIAEGGWVQPHLPTPWGRNAQPIEQIIIAQEFSTGRVARPQMGIAAWIIPSIVAYGTDEQQQQFLPPTFRGEMIWCQLFSEPGAGSDLASLTTKATKVDGGWRITGQKIWTTGAQFSQWGALLARTNPDAPKHNGITYFLIDMTSPGVEVKPLRELTGDAMFNTVFIDDVFVPDSMVLGEVDRGWEVSRNTLTNERVSIGSAEPPFLASLDQFVEFVRDGQFDQIEQNHAGKLIAEGYAAKVLNLRSTLLTLAGGDPMPAAAISKLLSMKTGQGYAEFGVSSFGTDGAIGDKEQEPGKWSERLLFSRATTIYGGTTEVQLNIIAERLLGLPRDP
- a CDS encoding Acg family FMN-binding oxidoreductase, translating into MTMAATSQTAANARIVEDAVQLACRAPSYHNSQPWRWVITPDGVQLFVDTDRLVATDTSGRQAVISCGAALDHFRVAAAAAGFRTTVHRYPDSGDHLHLATITLAPADTVTAFQRRQADAILARRTDRLPLAAPADPATYDLLLGAAHDADAAAVDVIDPADRPTVADAAQLTEALRLYDSAYHHEIGWWTSPFEVTDGIPHSSLVSAAEADRVDVGRNFPVTQHAERRRHIAEDQAGLLVISAPEDTRLDMLRCGERLSALLLDATMAGLSSCTLSHLTEVPATRDIVGGLVNRAHPQIVVRIGLASELDDVPPPTPRRPLGEVLHVRI
- a CDS encoding DNA polymerase domain-containing protein, translated to MAARAQVEIAGRQVPVTNPDKVVFADLGLTKSDLFDYYTAVADGALRGVRDRPMILKRFVKGIAVEAIFQKRAPEKRPDFIDVAELKYASGTSAKEAVFTEPAGLIWAVNLGCVDLNPHPVRAGDLEHPDELRVDLDPMPGVEWPQILEVAAVARCVLEDHGLTAWPKTSGSRGFHIYARIHPHWPFTQVRLAAEALAREVENRRPDLATARWWKEERGARVFVDFNQNAKDRTVASAYSVRATPDARVSTPLHWDEVPDCRPEAFTVATVPARFAEIGDPWEAMNDHPGSLDGLLELAQRLGPAEKPPKGTGRRTSTMPLIEVARTKTRDEAMAALDVWRKRHPEAADLLEPVDVLIDGMRGPSSIWYRVRVNLQHIPESQRPVQEELIADYSPWDGYSGSQWRH
- a CDS encoding TetR/AcrR family transcriptional regulator — its product is MRSDAPTARDRLVAGAADLLARRGLGTMTVRELARHADAPLGSTYHYFPGGKPELAAEAVRWADREAGAVLRQGLVDGPIAGLRAFVQMWRRTLVDSDFGRGCAVVAVAVHENPGDAARDAAVFAFSTWTAELSAALRRCGVSHGAAADLATLVVAAVEGAVAMCRAERSVQPLEAVAAQLEGLLRS
- a CDS encoding STAS domain-containing protein, producing the protein MTIAFRYGNPAVQCGGAELRAQCRHLALVVTVSGVIDDNNVESLTEQVRRLVLTEKPFVLDLTDVTFLSARGVALLYALDDECDMAGVEWALVAGAPVVDVLHMIDDAFPITVSVPEALHHFAEGTLARRRLLPLLRKTA